From a single Emcibacter nanhaiensis genomic region:
- a CDS encoding pyridoxamine 5'-phosphate oxidase family protein, whose translation MDDISNHMTELSPFHKGEQRLQDRAGRRELAENIGRKFIRPYLTEEQQDFFRYLQYLFLSARDRDGWPRPLFLQDDLPLITVPDDQHLILHGPSGDLRDGQQLGVLGLDLSTRRRNRVNGRVIAREDGFTILRVDQAFGNCPQYIDLETVNDIPASGPEAPLPHLTSELQMIIRSSRRFFIASGYDAHLNDAFSGMDISHRGGAPGFVQLPAPDRLLFPDYAGNNFFNTLGNILMDGRAGLMFVDFRTGTQLRLLGKARVIFENFDKSGWIAQPDAPEAKRLVELKVEKILFAPGKIPS comes from the coding sequence ATGGACGATATCAGCAATCACATGACAGAGCTCTCCCCCTTTCACAAGGGGGAGCAGCGCCTGCAGGACCGCGCCGGGCGACGCGAACTGGCGGAAAATATCGGCCGCAAGTTCATCCGGCCGTACCTTACCGAAGAGCAGCAGGACTTCTTCCGGTACCTGCAGTATCTGTTCCTGTCGGCGAGGGACCGGGACGGCTGGCCGCGGCCGCTGTTTCTGCAGGATGACCTGCCGCTTATAACGGTGCCGGATGATCAGCACCTGATCCTGCATGGCCCGTCCGGCGATCTCAGGGACGGACAGCAGCTCGGCGTGCTCGGGCTGGATCTCAGCACCCGGCGGCGCAATCGGGTCAACGGACGGGTGATTGCCCGGGAGGACGGGTTCACGATCCTGCGGGTCGATCAGGCGTTCGGCAACTGCCCACAATATATTGACCTCGAAACCGTCAACGATATTCCTGCTTCCGGACCGGAGGCACCCCTCCCGCACCTCACCTCGGAACTGCAAATGATTATCCGCAGCAGCCGGCGCTTTTTCATTGCCAGCGGTTATGACGCCCATCTGAATGACGCATTCAGCGGCATGGATATCTCGCACCGCGGCGGCGCGCCCGGCTTTGTCCAGCTGCCCGCGCCGGACCGGCTGCTGTTCCCGGATTATGCCGGCAATAATTTCTTCAACACCCTCGGCAATATCCTGATGGATGGCCGGGCCGGCCTGATGTTTGTGGATTTCCGCACCGGCACGCAACTGCGCCTGCTGGGCAAGGCCCGGGTGATTTTTGAAAATTTTGATAAAAGCGGGTGGATCGCTCAACCCGATGCGCCGGAAGCGAAGCGGCTGGTGGAGTTGAAGGTCGAAAAAATTCTTTTCGCCCCCGGCAAGATACCATCTTGA
- a CDS encoding glutathione S-transferase family protein, with protein sequence MYKLYEMAYSGHSHRVRLFLSLLGLDYESRPVSLRDGEHLTEDYKKINPFGKIPVLDDDGLLIRESNAILVYLALKHGAKDWYPVDDPARAAEVQMWLNVAANDVLQGPARAWIATMFIPDENAVREGLEASRKLLGIMDRHLEGRDWLAGNGPTIADVANYSHISKGPRIGFELEDWPNVLRWQRNIEALPGFIAMPTPENY encoded by the coding sequence ATGTATAAACTCTATGAAATGGCCTATTCCGGGCACAGCCACCGGGTGCGGCTGTTCCTATCGCTGCTGGGTCTGGACTATGAAAGCCGGCCGGTAAGCCTGCGCGACGGCGAGCATCTGACCGAGGACTATAAAAAGATCAATCCCTTCGGCAAAATTCCGGTGCTCGACGATGACGGGCTTCTGATCCGGGAATCCAACGCCATCCTGGTTTACCTGGCGCTCAAACACGGCGCAAAAGACTGGTATCCGGTCGATGACCCGGCCCGGGCCGCCGAAGTGCAGATGTGGCTCAATGTGGCCGCCAATGATGTGCTGCAGGGCCCGGCCAGGGCTTGGATCGCCACCATGTTCATACCCGATGAAAATGCTGTGCGGGAAGGCCTGGAAGCAAGCCGCAAACTGCTCGGGATCATGGACCGGCATCTGGAAGGCCGGGACTGGCTCGCAGGCAATGGGCCGACCATCGCCGATGTGGCCAATTATTCCCATATTTCCAAGGGACCGCGGATCGGCTTCGAGCTCGAGGACTGGCCCAATGTGCTGCGCTGGCAGCGGAATATCGAAGCCCTGCCCGGCTTCATCGCCATGCCGACGCCGGAAAACTATTAG
- a CDS encoding tetratricopeptide repeat protein, with protein MKKLNLLILIAPLLLTSCTHKWEYCASDLPISLRSMVGSPRLGEVEGQEQLFKYYKCRAEHDDEEAMYRTGLAYELGIGVPINYKKAMKYYFKAGDRANGMEYDYYLTNQFLKLPLDKGHAEAQYRLGLMFMEGRGKKQSYRVARRWFKDAAERGHDDARKMYEMLLQKLEDEATP; from the coding sequence ATGAAAAAGCTGAATTTACTGATACTGATCGCACCGCTACTGCTTACGTCTTGTACTCATAAATGGGAGTATTGTGCTTCTGATCTTCCGATATCTTTGCGGAGTATGGTTGGCTCGCCCCGACTTGGTGAGGTAGAGGGACAGGAGCAGCTGTTTAAATATTATAAATGTCGAGCTGAGCATGACGACGAAGAAGCAATGTATCGAACGGGGCTAGCCTACGAATTGGGGATAGGTGTTCCCATTAATTACAAAAAGGCGATGAAGTATTACTTCAAGGCGGGGGACCGGGCGAATGGTATGGAATATGACTACTATCTTACAAACCAATTTCTTAAACTGCCTCTGGACAAAGGGCATGCAGAGGCTCAGTACCGGTTAGGATTGATGTTCATGGAAGGAAGAGGAAAAAAGCAGAGTTATCGTGTCGCGCGGCGTTGGTTTAAGGATGCCGCCGAGCGAGGACATGACGATGCGCGTAAGATGTATGAAATGCTTTTGCAAAAGTTGGAGGATGAAGCAACTCCTTGA
- a CDS encoding DUF1491 family protein: protein MFEERLKTSIWVGAEIRRLEVELITAMVLHKGDADRGQVLIKQNLLGPGCVLYTQGRDLDGVMVWRCPLGEEPIPEDKADSYIARQRDYDEDLWVIEVEDPKGTYRPQS, encoded by the coding sequence ATGTTTGAAGAAAGACTGAAAACGTCGATCTGGGTCGGGGCGGAGATCCGCCGGCTCGAGGTGGAGCTGATCACCGCCATGGTGCTGCACAAGGGCGATGCCGACCGCGGGCAGGTGCTGATCAAGCAGAACCTGCTTGGCCCCGGCTGTGTGCTTTACACCCAGGGCCGGGACCTGGACGGGGTGATGGTCTGGCGCTGCCCGCTCGGCGAGGAGCCGATCCCGGAAGACAAGGCCGACAGCTATATCGCCCGCCAGCGCGACTATGACGAGGACCTGTGGGTGATCGAGGTCGAGGATCCGAAGGGGACGTACCGGCCGCAAAGCTGA
- a CDS encoding helix-turn-helix transcriptional regulator, with protein sequence MSTSGTDQWLAKLTSCICKLGRAGFEETLFELVNLAVTVDHCTVFINSPDGHTEHLFTQSRLDEETCNRLARAYVSGFSARDPQLAPVAEDGVPPEGDQLTVLGQADTSGYPEDYRQQFFEKTGLIDKVSSLLQTSAFNIYCSFYRLEQSGPFSEQDFRELSRLLPLLTNLIFKHSRLTQFRDKPADPIVTSVPLGRSPDLMKRLLEEQSDVFGQLTEREREVCVRIIQGYTSEAIALDLEVAISTVHTYRKRAYAKLGISSQNELFSLILERMPLVS encoded by the coding sequence GTGTCGACAAGCGGGACAGACCAGTGGCTGGCGAAACTGACCAGCTGTATCTGCAAACTGGGCCGGGCCGGGTTCGAGGAAACCCTGTTCGAGCTGGTCAACCTCGCCGTGACCGTCGACCATTGCACTGTGTTCATCAACAGCCCCGACGGCCACACCGAGCATCTGTTCACCCAGAGCCGGCTTGATGAAGAGACCTGCAACCGCCTGGCCCGCGCCTATGTGTCCGGCTTCTCAGCCCGGGACCCGCAACTGGCGCCGGTTGCCGAAGACGGCGTCCCGCCGGAGGGCGACCAACTGACGGTACTGGGCCAGGCCGACACATCGGGTTATCCGGAGGACTACCGCCAGCAGTTTTTCGAGAAGACCGGCCTCATTGACAAGGTCTCGAGCCTGCTGCAGACCAGCGCCTTCAATATTTACTGCAGCTTTTACCGGCTGGAACAATCCGGGCCCTTCTCGGAACAGGATTTCAGGGAGCTGTCCCGGCTCTTGCCGCTGCTCACCAACCTGATTTTCAAACATTCGCGCCTGACCCAGTTCCGCGACAAGCCGGCCGACCCGATCGTCACCAGCGTGCCGCTCGGCCGCTCGCCGGACCTGATGAAACGGCTGCTCGAGGAGCAGAGCGACGTGTTCGGCCAGCTCACCGAGCGGGAGCGCGAAGTCTGCGTGCGCATCATCCAGGGCTATACCTCGGAAGCCATCGCCCTCGACCTGGAAGTGGCCATTTCCACGGTCCATACCTACCGCAAACGGGCCTATGCCAAACTCGGCATCTCCAGCCAGAACGAGCTGTTCAGCCTGATCCTGGAACGGATGCCGCTGGTGAGCTGA
- a CDS encoding class I SAM-dependent methyltransferase, with the protein MKEKLDLDPDIYAAWRASEIGQLTEALEDRVLEDMMGAPEGRDILDVGCGDGTTAIGLARRGGRVIGVDMAEDMIAAATAQAGREQSDACFYVASAEELPFEDQKFDIVLAKTILCFVTDPGPVFAEIARVLKPGGCLVIGELGKWSSWAVQRRIRAWFGSRLWRRARFRTAPELRRLAENAGLRVIEVRGAIYYPRWMPVARLLKGLDPGLGRFTTFGAAFLAMRADKEKI; encoded by the coding sequence ATGAAAGAAAAACTGGACCTTGATCCTGATATCTATGCCGCCTGGCGCGCGTCAGAGATTGGTCAACTTACCGAGGCGCTCGAGGACCGGGTGCTCGAAGACATGATGGGGGCTCCCGAAGGGCGGGATATCCTCGATGTCGGCTGCGGTGATGGCACCACGGCCATCGGGCTGGCCCGGCGCGGGGGACGGGTGATCGGGGTGGATATGGCCGAAGACATGATTGCCGCCGCTACCGCGCAGGCGGGGCGCGAACAGTCCGATGCCTGCTTTTACGTCGCCAGTGCCGAGGAGTTGCCGTTTGAAGATCAGAAATTCGATATCGTTCTTGCCAAGACCATCCTGTGTTTCGTCACCGATCCGGGGCCGGTCTTCGCTGAGATCGCCCGGGTCTTGAAACCCGGCGGTTGCCTGGTGATTGGTGAGCTTGGTAAATGGAGTTCCTGGGCGGTGCAGCGCCGGATCCGGGCCTGGTTCGGCTCCAGGCTCTGGCGCCGGGCCCGCTTCCGCACTGCACCGGAACTTCGGCGACTGGCGGAAAACGCCGGCCTCCGGGTGATCGAGGTTCGCGGCGCCATCTATTATCCCAGATGGATGCCGGTCGCGCGCCTGCTCAAGGGACTTGATCCCGGGCTTGGCCGCTTCACGACATTCGGCGCCGCCTTTCTGGCCATGCGGGCGGACAAGGAAAAAATCTGA
- a CDS encoding MBL fold metallo-hydrolase — translation MTRPRRPQMTYPFSHEPELGRPDKVAEGVYRCRIPLEFGPPYINSWLLEEDDGWTVIDTGMGTKISSDAWRGVFKDFFGDRPVIRVIVTHMHPDHIGLAGWICRKWNIPLHMSQVEYLTARTLVADTHHDVPDEAMRFIRAAAYTDEQVDSYRAIFGKFGSFIRSLPQAYSRLRHGDRLTIGGVEWIVVIGRGHSPEHVCLHCPDKNLFIAGDQLLPEISSNISVWPYEPDANPLDDWLVSCARLKDYLPEEVLVLPAHGNPFTGAKERLAYLIADHEDNLANLRELCRTPVRVPDCFATLFKKEIPDDKLNMAAGETIAHLNYLIHDGSVIRETDGNGVHLYRRAD, via the coding sequence ATGACCAGACCCAGACGCCCGCAGATGACTTACCCTTTTTCCCACGAGCCGGAACTCGGCCGGCCGGACAAAGTGGCCGAAGGGGTCTATCGCTGCCGCATTCCGCTGGAGTTTGGCCCGCCCTATATCAACAGCTGGCTGCTTGAGGAGGATGACGGCTGGACCGTGATCGACACCGGCATGGGCACTAAAATCTCCTCGGACGCCTGGCGCGGTGTCTTCAAAGACTTCTTCGGCGACAGGCCGGTGATCCGGGTCATCGTCACCCACATGCATCCGGATCATATCGGCCTTGCCGGCTGGATCTGCCGCAAATGGAACATTCCGCTGCATATGTCCCAGGTGGAGTATCTCACCGCCCGGACCCTGGTCGCCGACACCCATCACGACGTGCCGGATGAGGCCATGCGTTTTATCCGCGCTGCTGCCTATACCGACGAACAGGTCGACAGTTACCGGGCCATCTTCGGCAAGTTCGGCAGCTTCATCCGCAGCCTGCCCCAGGCCTACAGCCGGCTCCGGCACGGCGACCGGCTGACCATCGGCGGCGTGGAGTGGATCGTGGTGATCGGGCGCGGCCATTCGCCGGAGCATGTCTGCCTGCATTGCCCGGACAAGAACCTGTTTATCGCCGGCGACCAGCTGCTGCCGGAAATTTCCTCCAACATCAGCGTCTGGCCGTATGAACCGGACGCCAATCCTCTTGACGACTGGCTGGTGTCCTGTGCCCGGCTCAAAGACTATCTGCCGGAGGAAGTGCTGGTGCTGCCGGCCCACGGCAACCCCTTCACCGGAGCGAAAGAGCGCCTGGCCTACCTGATTGCCGACCATGAGGATAACCTGGCGAACCTGCGGGAGCTGTGCAGAACCCCCGTCCGGGTGCCGGACTGTTTCGCCACCCTGTTCAAGAAGGAAATTCCCGACGACAAGCTGAACATGGCGGCGGGCGAGACCATCGCCCACCTTAATTATCTGATCCATGACGGCAGCGTCATCCGGGAAACCGACGGGAACGGCGTGCACCTCTATCGCCGGGCGGACTAA
- a CDS encoding cobaltochelatase subunit CobN — protein MRILLSLVALLVSFATAQAADMHKVLYVSGTHSNTAKLTVIKEQAAKYGISFDEVNARDFKTGAEALARFNGYDLVLMDDSSARSSEKSFGKFLPEAASASSRLLAINWLQSPDLVRGLTHEQAQALHDYYDNGGLVNLSRMADYLAQKVFGDGSISVPAPVVYPEVGIYAPGYDGLIFKDVAGYLDWRGVTLEEGRPVIGVMLQRAQIESVNTAVVDDAIARIEARGALAIPFFFEVSPRSTDYVPMLQKDGRTIIDVIVNFRSIHWAGKRKEEFERLGVPVMQALTYFDGNQADWEADSQGISATMTPFVLVLPESAGVIDPVIVSARNKQTGRAEVIDYQMDHLVSRALNYAALRHKPNGDKKLTVMVWGDKDMGASFLNIEHSLRAISANLNEAGYGVDKVDENYFTDPIDRILNPFYRDYELDGLLKDDLAELMPVRDYLAWFNSLPQEVTKPINDFWGRAEDNFMVVKRDGEAFFVLPRIRNGNMLVMRQPPRSDDKDQDKLIYHQGTVPMNHYYLAAYYYARKFWNSDAIIHLGTHGSQEYLSGKERGLSRYDQGNLAVWDTPVMYPFIIDDVGEAMQTKRRGSAVVVAHMTPPFAAAGLEGETANVHELMHQYKSLDDGGVKQKTGEQLKQICFDAKVCDDLGLTSEQIDADFDHFLEELHLYLEDVANADQPLGLHTFGELAEPELVTSTIVQMLGRDFVARAREFEAGHYGVAHEDGTGHLDSKAENLEDLAGFRTVRDYVILGRDLGDLGNELRADMEKGRDFYGRMEGIREMPHLLAGLSGDYVPVKTGGDPVRSPDSLASGYNLYGFDPARLPTKAAWEQGKELVEGVISDYYNKHGHYPDKLAFSLWSIEAMRHYGVLESQALYAMGMRPVWSDSGMVTGTEVIPMRELKRPRVDVVLSATGLYRDAFPNVVLRLAEAVKQVAELKEANNSIWENSQRVKAELLAEGMSEEDADYFSTVRVFSGESGTYGSGVDDAVRASDTWETDAKIADNYMAKMGNAYGADPARWGEKVDGVNIYGKQLSGTDVAMFARSSNLYGMITSDDPFEYFGGLSLAIRNLDGKSPDMVISNLRDADNPRAEDAARFLAKELRTRTQHSRWVSEMMKEGYSGATTMEGKISNFWGWQVVDPNLVRADQWQEFADIYVNDKFDLGIQEWFEKVNPGAQAQIIERMLEAVRKKYWDASDETRQQLVERLIELVNKYDLIVDNDKLAEFVNAQAAGFGLSAALPAPAAASQGQMSQPVEGRQLKKVEQAEVVESEWDIPLLASFGLCLLFFVWGGISQSRHRVRPWERIAAMSPAE, from the coding sequence ATGCGTATCCTGTTGTCACTTGTGGCCCTGCTTGTCTCTTTTGCGACTGCACAGGCGGCGGACATGCACAAGGTGCTTTATGTCTCCGGCACCCATTCCAATACCGCCAAGCTGACGGTAATCAAGGAACAGGCGGCAAAATACGGCATTAGCTTTGATGAAGTGAATGCCCGGGATTTCAAAACCGGCGCGGAGGCGCTGGCCCGCTTTAACGGCTATGACCTGGTGCTGATGGATGATTCCTCCGCCCGCAGCAGTGAAAAATCATTCGGCAAGTTCCTGCCGGAGGCAGCGTCCGCCAGCAGTCGTCTGCTGGCCATCAACTGGCTGCAAAGTCCCGATCTGGTCAGGGGACTGACACATGAACAGGCGCAGGCCCTGCATGATTATTATGACAACGGCGGCCTGGTGAACCTGAGCCGTATGGCCGATTATCTGGCACAGAAAGTTTTCGGCGACGGCTCAATCTCCGTGCCGGCGCCGGTGGTCTATCCCGAGGTCGGCATTTATGCGCCGGGCTATGACGGGCTGATTTTCAAGGATGTGGCGGGCTATCTCGACTGGCGCGGTGTCACTCTCGAGGAGGGCAGGCCGGTGATCGGGGTGATGCTGCAGCGCGCCCAGATCGAATCCGTCAATACCGCTGTGGTGGATGACGCCATTGCCCGGATCGAGGCCCGGGGCGCGCTCGCCATTCCCTTCTTTTTCGAGGTCAGCCCCCGCTCCACCGATTATGTCCCCATGCTGCAGAAAGACGGCCGGACCATCATTGACGTGATTGTCAATTTCCGCTCCATCCACTGGGCCGGTAAGCGCAAGGAAGAGTTTGAGCGCCTCGGCGTGCCGGTGATGCAGGCGCTGACCTATTTCGACGGCAACCAGGCGGACTGGGAAGCGGACAGCCAGGGCATTTCCGCTACCATGACGCCCTTTGTGCTGGTGCTGCCGGAAAGCGCCGGGGTGATTGATCCGGTGATCGTCTCCGCCCGCAACAAGCAGACCGGCCGGGCGGAGGTGATCGATTACCAGATGGATCATCTGGTTTCCCGCGCCCTCAACTATGCCGCCCTGCGCCACAAGCCCAACGGCGACAAAAAGCTGACCGTCATGGTCTGGGGCGACAAGGACATGGGCGCGTCCTTCCTCAATATTGAGCACAGCCTGCGCGCCATCAGCGCTAATCTCAATGAAGCCGGCTACGGCGTCGACAAGGTGGATGAAAATTATTTCACCGATCCCATCGACCGCATTCTCAATCCTTTCTATCGGGATTATGAACTGGACGGTCTGCTCAAGGACGATCTGGCCGAACTGATGCCGGTCAGGGATTACCTCGCCTGGTTCAACAGCCTGCCGCAAGAGGTCACCAAGCCGATCAATGATTTCTGGGGCCGGGCGGAAGACAATTTCATGGTGGTCAAGCGGGACGGCGAGGCTTTCTTTGTCCTGCCCCGGATCCGCAACGGTAACATGCTGGTGATGCGCCAGCCGCCGCGCTCCGACGACAAGGACCAGGACAAGCTGATCTATCACCAGGGTACGGTGCCCATGAACCATTATTATCTGGCCGCCTATTATTACGCCCGCAAATTCTGGAACAGTGACGCCATCATCCATCTCGGCACTCACGGCAGTCAGGAGTATCTTTCCGGCAAGGAGCGCGGCCTGTCCCGCTATGACCAGGGCAACCTGGCGGTCTGGGACACCCCGGTCATGTATCCTTTCATCATTGATGATGTGGGCGAGGCGATGCAGACCAAGCGCCGCGGCAGCGCCGTTGTCGTCGCCCATATGACGCCGCCCTTTGCCGCCGCCGGGCTGGAAGGGGAAACGGCCAATGTCCATGAGCTGATGCACCAGTATAAATCGCTGGATGACGGCGGGGTGAAGCAGAAAACCGGTGAACAGTTGAAACAGATCTGTTTTGACGCCAAGGTTTGCGACGACCTCGGCCTGACGTCAGAGCAGATTGACGCCGATTTCGACCATTTCCTCGAAGAACTGCACCTCTATCTGGAGGATGTGGCCAATGCCGACCAGCCGCTGGGGCTGCATACCTTCGGCGAGCTGGCGGAACCGGAGCTGGTGACCTCGACCATCGTGCAGATGCTGGGCCGCGATTTCGTCGCCCGGGCGCGGGAATTCGAGGCCGGCCATTATGGTGTGGCTCATGAAGATGGCACCGGTCATCTCGATTCCAAGGCGGAAAACCTGGAGGATCTCGCCGGCTTCAGGACCGTGCGCGACTATGTAATCCTCGGCAGGGATCTTGGTGACCTGGGCAACGAACTGCGCGCCGACATGGAAAAGGGCCGGGACTTTTATGGCCGCATGGAAGGGATCCGCGAGATGCCGCACCTGCTGGCCGGGCTCAGCGGCGACTATGTGCCGGTCAAGACCGGCGGCGATCCGGTCCGTTCCCCGGACTCGCTCGCCAGCGGTTACAATCTCTATGGTTTCGATCCGGCCCGCCTGCCGACCAAGGCCGCCTGGGAACAGGGTAAGGAACTGGTTGAGGGCGTGATCAGTGACTATTACAACAAGCACGGCCATTATCCCGACAAGCTGGCGTTCTCGCTGTGGTCGATCGAGGCCATGCGCCATTACGGCGTGCTGGAAAGCCAGGCGCTTTATGCCATGGGTATGCGGCCGGTGTGGAGCGACAGCGGCATGGTCACCGGCACCGAGGTCATCCCGATGCGGGAACTGAAACGCCCGCGGGTTGACGTGGTACTGTCCGCCACCGGCCTGTACCGCGATGCGTTCCCCAATGTGGTGCTGCGCCTCGCCGAGGCCGTCAAGCAGGTGGCCGAGCTTAAGGAAGCCAACAACTCGATCTGGGAGAACAGCCAGCGGGTTAAAGCCGAGCTCCTGGCCGAGGGCATGAGCGAGGAGGACGCGGACTATTTCTCAACCGTGCGGGTCTTCTCCGGCGAAAGCGGCACCTATGGCTCCGGCGTCGATGATGCGGTCCGGGCCAGCGATACCTGGGAGACCGACGCCAAAATCGCCGACAACTATATGGCCAAAATGGGCAATGCCTACGGCGCTGATCCCGCCCGCTGGGGCGAGAAAGTGGACGGGGTCAATATCTACGGCAAGCAGCTGTCCGGCACCGATGTGGCCATGTTCGCCCGCTCGTCCAACCTCTATGGCATGATTACCAGCGACGATCCGTTTGAATATTTCGGCGGCCTGTCGCTGGCGATCCGCAACCTGGACGGCAAGAGCCCGGACATGGTGATTTCCAACCTGCGCGACGCCGATAATCCGCGCGCCGAGGATGCAGCCCGGTTCCTGGCCAAGGAGTTACGCACCCGCACCCAGCACAGCCGCTGGGTCAGCGAGATGATGAAGGAAGGCTATTCCGGCGCCACCACCATGGAAGGCAAGATCAGCAACTTCTGGGGCTGGCAGGTGGTTGATCCCAACCTGGTGCGGGCCGACCAGTGGCAGGAATTCGCCGACATTTATGTCAATGACAAATTCGATCTCGGCATCCAGGAATGGTTCGAAAAAGTCAATCCCGGCGCCCAGGCCCAGATCATCGAGCGCATGCTGGAAGCGGTGCGCAAGAAGTATTGGGACGCCAGCGACGAGACGAGGCAGCAGCTGGTGGAGCGGCTGATCGAGCTGGTCAACAAATATGACCTGATCGTTGATAACGACAAGCTGGCCGAGTTCGTCAACGCCCAGGCCGCTGGTTTCGGTCTCAGCGCCGCCCTGCCGGCGCCAGCGGCGGCGTCACAGGGACAGATGAGCCAGCCGGTAGAGGGCCGGCAACTGAAGAAAGTGGAACAGGCGGAAGTGGTCGAGAGCGAGTGGGATATTCCGCTGCTGGCCTCTTTCGGGCTGTGCCTGCTGTTCTTTGTCTGGGGCGGCATCAGCCAGTCCCGGCACCGGGTGCGGCCGTGGGAGCGGATTGCCGCCATGTCGCCCGCCGAATAG
- a CDS encoding DUF2149 domain-containing protein, which translates to MKLLDEDESINPALSVVNLVDVFLVLIAALLISIAQNPINPFLDDDVMVIKNPGQQDMEMIVKKGEKIETYKSTGEIGSGEGVKAGIAYRMPDGSIIYVPDEGEADASAN; encoded by the coding sequence GTGAAGCTTCTTGATGAAGATGAATCCATCAACCCGGCGCTGTCCGTGGTCAATCTTGTCGATGTGTTTCTGGTGCTGATTGCGGCGCTGCTGATTTCCATCGCCCAGAACCCCATCAACCCCTTTCTCGATGACGATGTCATGGTGATCAAGAACCCGGGCCAGCAAGACATGGAGATGATCGTCAAGAAGGGCGAAAAAATCGAAACCTATAAAAGCACCGGCGAGATCGGCTCGGGCGAAGGGGTCAAGGCCGGCATCGCTTATCGCATGCCGGACGGCTCGATCATCTATGTGCCTGATGAGGGCGAAGCGGACGCCTCCGCCAACTAA